Sequence from the Equus przewalskii isolate Varuska chromosome 11, EquPr2, whole genome shotgun sequence genome:
cagttggctcctgtgtccctttgtcaTATCCtcatcactgtgtgtgtgtattttagcACTTCCTTATGTTCTAGGACTACAGTACTCTCCAGTTCATCTTTACATTCCATGCCCCAGTCCTacaatcagccatttcttcaagaatTCCTGATtcattttattggagaatggtattagaaaccaagacctgGGCACTAGGCGACCAtgattttttattctaattaaagACGTCATTTATGATCCATATGAACATCTTTAATCGCAAGAATAGGCCACCTTTTTTCATAATGTAATGAGACAAATTGAAGATTAAGCTCTTTATCACATCTGGCTCATGTTTTGTAATTGTAAGAGAAGGGACACTTCAGGGAATAACGTTGTCCAGACTCTTATATTGTACATCGTTCATGTTAAATATTCCTacaaggaagacagaagagaagcATTTCCCCGTCAAAATCCTATGTGAGCATAGATTTCAGAAATAGTGGAGTGAATCTGGGACCATCCTAGCCTACCCTCTGGCATGCAGATGAGAACTAAAGCCTCTTTGTGAGAGCAAAGAGATCCTGGTTCCAGATAATCAGACAGAATATTAGAATCactttttttattctcatttgagTAAAGAGTGTCCAAATTGCCTTGGGAAGAGAAGAAGGCAACTGAACATCCTAACCTCTGCATAAACTATTACCAAAGCCAGTAAGATTTGCATTGGAGATTAACTTAGTTTTATTTAATACTTGGAGAAAATGAATCTTATCAATGCTACTGTGAGGATCTAATACATACAATGCATTTGTGGAAGGATCGAAAGTTTAGGACATTTTTAGGAGTGTTTTACATTCTAAAGTGAgatgatggaaataaaaaatgcGCACAGCAGCTCCTGATGGAAATGGCAGTATTAGGTACGGTGTCTTGGAATGAATGTGTGAGAGACaagcaaatagaaataatatCTTCTTGGGTGTTCCAGGAAATAGTCCATAGATATGATGACATGGTGGTGGATATAGTAGGATACAGGCTTCCCTTTTCCTCAATGCCATCTGAGTATAGAATAGTGCAGAACACTATTAGATTGTaggatttttaattctttcattcatacaacaaatatttattaagcacctacttttTTTTAGACTTTGAAATTCAGTAGTTGATGGATAAAAATTCTCATCCTTATGTTGCTTCATTCTAAAGTGTGTcatttgtatatatgtaatgCTAagatgtgtatatttatatatctacatatacacacaggtaaatagatatagataaggagggatatttatataatattcttaatTGATATAAACTGCAAacagtttttccatttgtttattgaaGAGCTTTGATAAGAGTATATTTGGAAAACATCCAAGAAAGCCAGGGGACCTGTAATTAACAGCAGCGTGGCGGTATATGATGTGATTAAAAAGCACTGAGTTCTAGAACTACCTCAATAGTTAGCTCACCATCCTACTCACACTCTTGGGTCTTATTGTTGCCTCAAAATTATTGCTGCTCTTTCTACCTCCATCAGAAGAGAGTTGTATGGCTCAGTGATATGCCAATGTGAGTAGTAAACAGCCTCCTAAGGtaagataatgtttttaaaaggtttatttttaatgaaacacATGATAgtgatatattttcaaatgttgccAAACAGTATgtcttaaaaattacatattgcTCACATCTGTGATGCCAAGAATGCGGTTTCCTCACAGAGAGAGTCCAAATGCACGCTTTTGTTGACATTCTTCAAACTACCGTTCATTTacataaatgtatgtgtgtaatATGTATCTCttgcttttaattaaaacaacatCTTAGGATACAGTTCTGTcctcttatttttcactttaaaatatattttagagacCATATGCACTATTTAACCAGTGATTTTATCAATGAGTAGTATCAATAAAAGTACCATTCTTGATTCATTCAGCCCCCTGCagatggattttaattttttttccatctttgcaAGTAAGAGTATCTGTAGGAAATAGAATCACTGGATTGAGGTCTATGTGCAGTTGTAATATTATAGATGTTGAAAACCATCCCTCAAGAGACTCCACCCACTTACACGCCAACCGAAAATGGGTGGGATTGATGATTGCCCACAATTTGTCAGCAGTATATGTCAATAAACTTGTATCATAAGGATTAGTTTATTAAAATGATAGgtgaaaattttacttaattgGAAACTTAATTTGAATGTATTTAACTATGAATGaaattgagcatctttccatatgcttattaCATTTAATAAGTAGAAGAGACCCTTTTGAAGTTGACTCTTTGGTCCATCATTCATTTTACTGTGTTTTTAAGATCGTTGAGTGAAATCTATTTATGGTTGAAAATTATGCTTTGTCTAGCATGTGAGTTGTAAACATACTTTGCCAGTTTGGCAGTTATAATTTGCTGTTGACTGTGCTGTTACTTGGAAACTATAAAAGCACATAAAGCAGTTTGTCCGCTGTTTGGCATATAGTCAGACATGAGTAAatatgagtttgtttttatttctatcttctcttaCTTGAAGTGAGAGTACATGACATTAAAGATATATATCCCAAGAATTCTACTGAAAACTTTCAGGTATGGCTTAGAGCTGCCTGAGATCATTTTCTAAATCCATTACACTTAACATTAAATCTGAAATTGGAAAGAATGTTCTGATTTATGGCTAATattctccctctattttatcTTCACTTTAGTCTCAATGAGTCCTTCTGtcttaagaaaatatattgaaagacTTAGAAAAGTAGTAAATACGGGGATAAATTTAATTTTGGAcaacatattataattaaaagtacAAAGTTCAATAAGATAAGCTGAATTGAGAACAGTAAACAATTAGAAAGGTtgagaagtaaaataaaagaaaagaaacctagtCAAGGCAACAGTTTAAAATAAGTCTCATGATGGACTGGGCCAACTAGCTGTGTCCAttgctaaaatttcatttttattgtttctttttctccacctgcctccttctaccacatgtctgtgtgtgtatgtgtgtgtgtatgtaggttTTATTAAGAAAGACGCTGAAATGTTTAGACAATCGTTTTGTCATTCAATGTTTACGAGAAGAGTATTTTATATCTGGACTCTTGGTTCAAGAAATGTGACAGCATGTTGAGTAAATCACGTAAAAGTTTCCTCTACTTCCGCAACACACTACCCTTATATTGATGTGTCCTCGATGAATGCTGAAGAAAATATTCGGCTGAAAAAGTTATTCACTCATGCCAAATAACCCAAACTAATGTTTATTTTGTCAGAAGagtcatttacttattcattatttttctattcttatgtcattattttcatatgcaatcagttaaataaatataataaatatcattaattACATTTTATTCAGATAAAACCAGAAGTGCTCTGCAGGTAAGTGATTACTTATCGGAAAGTGGCAGTTGCATGATTAAGTGTATTCAACCTCCAAATGcagtattcattttaaaattcttttctcttttcctctttgcagATTATGTCTAACCAGTGCTTTCCCCAAATTGACTCAAACAATGAAGCAAAATAACAGTGTAACTGAGTTCATACTGTTAGGATTAACACAGGatcataaaaagcagaaaatggtgtttgcaatcttcttcattttctatttgggAACTGTGCTGGGGAATTTGCTTATTATTGTAACCATCAAGTTCAGCCAGACACTTGGAAGCCCCATGTACTTGTTCCTATTTTATTTGTCCTTAGTTGATACCTGCTTTTCAACGTCCACAGCCCCTAGACTAATTGTGGATGCTCTCTCtgcaaagaaaatcatttcttaCAATGAGTGCATGACTCAAATCTTTGCACTGCATTTATTTGGCGCCATGGAGATCTTTGTCCTTGTCCTCATGGCCGTTGATCGCTATGTGGCAATCTGTAAGCCCTTGCACTATCCAATCATCATGAACCGGCAGGTCTGCATCATCCTGATTGTTCTTGCATGGATAGGGTCTTTCATACATTCTATAGCTCGGATTATCCTGGCCTTGAGATTGCCTTTCTGTGGATCCAATTTGATTGATCATTATTGCTGTGATATGCAGCCTTTGTTGAAACTAGcctgcatagatatttatgtgatCAACCTATTAGTGGTGTCTAATAGTGGGGCCCTTTGCACaagcaattttgtcattttgatgaTCTCATATATTGTCATCTTGCATTCGCTGAGAAACCACAGtgcagaagggaggaaaaaagctcTCTCCACTTGCACTACCCACATCATTGTAGTTGTCTTATTCTTTGGTccatgtatattcatatatacacgCCCCCCAAGCACTTTCTCAATGGACAAGATGGTGGCAGTATTTTATACTATTGGAACACCCTTTCTCAACCCACTCATCTACACATTGAGGAATGCAGAAGTGAAAAATGCGATGAGAAAGTTATGGCATGTCAAAATTACCTCAGACAGCAAAAAATGAATTGAGGGTTTGGCCTGATGTCAATCATGGTTTGACTGAATctgtaaatatatcaaatatgaCTATGTATATCCTGACTCTCTCATGCAATTTAGTATGATGCactttatttccttgcttttttctgtGCTTCTGCCCTCAGACTAGTAGCTCTCCTCACATCTTCAGCCTGACTCTTTCTTTACCTGAAGGGTCAATTCTAGCATTGCTCGTGGTTAAATACACCTCACAACACAGTCTACCCTCTTatttgataaaaagaaagaaagacatacaATCACAACTGCTCAAACATGTGACCATCCATAGATAAAATGTAGCTAGTTTTCAATGATTCATCATTACCTCTATAGCACATTTCAAATTAGgtattctgctttttcttgaaCACTTTCACAACAAAGGAACTAAATTTGCATATCAAGAAGTTCATTTcattatatcattattatttccttaaaaattttctaattattgaatcaaaggctttttaaaaataaattgatattctaaaataatttttcttactttttctttggCTATTAAGATAACTGAGAAATTATGTATGTGATTATTTAAATATAGTGTTACAAAGACCTTGACATAGTCAACTGTTTGTCTGATTGGGGTATAAGAGCTATAGTAATAGAATCCTATGATTCTAAgaagaaggaaagtaaaatgatgtaTATTATCAGGatctaatgaaaattaaaaatacaccaGACATACAACTTATTTTCTGAGATTGAAATACAGAAAATGGAACCGGGTTTTAAGAAACAAATGtgtgatattattttatataaaattggattatgtcaataaaataaaagaaagtgctATAGGCTTTCAGAAAATATTCAGTATACTTGTCTCTAGTTAGTGGAGTTAGAGAGAACCCACTATGCAGCCGGAAGCAGCTTTCTTTGTTTGTACTTTCTTAATAAAGGGATGGTACAGATTCATAAGTTAGAATTGCCAATAGAATTTTGTTGCCCAGAGTGGGCAGAGCAGATTAACACCTGCTGCTTGGATGTGCATGCTGGGGATTATATCATGAAGTTTTAATATTCATCCATTTCAGTGTATTAAAGTGTACCGCATTCTTAGTACCTGTTACAAGattctacttcatttttaatactgtttctcattatttaatttgaaaaccTTACTGATACTAATATTATCCTCCTgtcaaagattattttaaaataaattcattaaaataacacGTTTTCAGTGTTCTCACTTGCTTTCTGAGATATTATGAAGCTCAGCGTTGCACTGGTTTCCCATAGTTGGCATGTCATGCATGAGGAGGGTCATATAATTAACACAGAGTGGAAATGTCATGATCCATCATAAACTTACCTAGTCTACTTCTCTATAACACCAGTACACATcaacacactcacatacacactaTACAGGTTTTCATGGTGATTTGCATTTCAGATGAATAATTGAAGGTAGGaggtatagaagaaaagaaagaagctataacgtaaatttaaaaatcaaggctATAAAATAGGTGTAGAAGAAGCTACACGACGGAAGAAAAGTTGGAAGGGTTGGTGCTGTTCAAAAGTACTTTTAGCTAAATTAAAAGTGGGAAATTTAAgcacaagttttaaaatttctgggATATTATATTCATCCAATGGATACTTATGAAGCGACCACCAGCCCTCAAAACTGATTtgtctaaagaaaaataatgaattctaGTTGTAATTTTAGGAACAAGTAGTATCTGATATGTTCCCCAAGGCTTTTTTTATTACAATACCTGTGTTTCACAAAAATAGTACCAGGTTATGTATTCCTATTGAAAGTATACAGTTGAAAAATCTAAAGgtcagagaaataaacaaattcctTGAGGTTGTTTTGCTAAGTACCAGAAGCCAGGTTTTAAACCAGTTCTATGTGTTTTCCAAGTCAATAACAAATGCCCCTATCCTATATTATGCCTTATTTCAAACATCTTAGTAAATGgcataaaatacaggaaacatTAAGAAGTTGATGCAGTGATCATAAACTTCACTTATTTTAGCTTCCAGGAAGGTGGTAGACTATAAAGATTAGGAGTATGACCTCTGGAGTCAAACCACATAAATCTAAATGCTGGCTTTACTgcttttttaacagctttattgagatattttttgccgtacaaaaattaaatatatttaatgtgtacaacttaaggttttgacatatgtataatGTGAAAAGATCACCACAATTAAACTAATTAACACACCAATTGTCTCTACATAgtttccattgtgtgtgtgtgatgagattTAATTTAAGATCTATCCTCTTTGCAATTTCATGTATACAATATGACATTGTTAATTGTAGTCACCATGGTCTATATTAGACCTATAGAAAGTATTCATTCTATGTAAGCGGAAccttgtaccctttgaccaacatctttccatttcccaCAAACCCtggcctctgggaaccaccattcaATTCTCTGCTAATAACTGAGGTCACAAGGCAAGGAGTGTAGGGGGAGCTGGCTTCTGCTTGTATTGAGGTCAAGGTTGGGGGTCTAGGGTCTCCAGGACTCACTCATCACtggcaaatttaaaacataagagttGGAATTTAAAgtatgggaagagagaaaaaataacaagtggTCCAAATGGCTAGTTATCTAAATCAACCAGGATTTCTAAAAACAAAGGTGCCTcacagtgggggtggggccccaCATCCTCACTCTTTAGCTAGTCATGTGGCTGGgaatgtgtttatttgagatagcCTTCCTCGAAGTGGATGCCTGTTTGAAATGGATGCACTGGCAATTaaagcttaagtcaggcacttgcattacaaaaagaaaagtcaactGTCAAGGCTTACAttactatacatacatatatgtacatatgcatacata
This genomic interval carries:
- the LOC139074579 gene encoding olfactory receptor 4C11-like, with protein sequence MKQNNSVTEFILLGLTQDHKKQKMVFAIFFIFYLGTVLGNLLIIVTIKFSQTLGSPMYLFLFYLSLVDTCFSTSTAPRLIVDALSAKKIISYNECMTQIFALHLFGAMEIFVLVLMAVDRYVAICKPLHYPIIMNRQVCIILIVLAWIGSFIHSIARIILALRLPFCGSNLIDHYCCDMQPLLKLACIDIYVINLLVVSNSGALCTSNFVILMISYIVILHSLRNHSAEGRKKALSTCTTHIIVVVLFFGPCIFIYTRPPSTFSMDKMVAVFYTIGTPFLNPLIYTLRNAEVKNAMRKLWHVKITSDSKK